The following proteins come from a genomic window of Polyangia bacterium:
- a CDS encoding carbohydrate-binding protein yields the protein MTLRPALVMAFLCAACAADPEQPEESNPFASVAQGVAPTWTGTWAVSPQSSGTTFSGQTLRQIVHTSIAGSAARVQLSNVFGNQSVVIKDVHIAQRTSGSSIATSSDRVVTFGGSSQVTIPAGGLAVSDSVAFAVSALSDVAVSLFLPQATGPATSHGQGSQTNYIASGDVSGSATLSGAGTTGSYFFLMNLDVQNTSSAGAVVTLGASITDGFASTANANRRWPNDLAVRLVNAGLVVGVLNQGINGNRLLADSGGPSAPNRFARDVLAQPGVQWVIFSDDPINDLGAANPPTGDQLITAISGLITRAHQAGLKFLCSTLTPFQGAGGWTTQGETGRGQINTFVRGASSGCDGVVDQDVATHDPANPTRFLPAYDSGDHLHPNDTGLQAIANAVNLTFFGGAPPVEGPFGGTAAAVPGTVQVENYDTGGQGVAYNVTSINGTADAYRSDGVDLENTTDTGGGLNIGWTTGGQWFRYSVNVATAGAYTVGVRVGSATAVGATGGSLHLQNATGTNLTGTVNAPGTGGWQTWTTVNATATLPAGQQVLTVFQDTGGYNLNSLTFTSAASGEAPFGGSPAPIPGTIQIENYDLGGEGVAYHDSEVANQGGKYRTDGVDVESCSDTGGGFNVGWTNAGEWMKYTVNVATAGTRTVSFRVAAMAAVGTTAGRIHLQTPSGTNLTGTINVPGTGGWQTYTTVTANLTLPAGQQILELFEETGGFNLNSMTF from the coding sequence ATGACCCTTCGCCCCGCTCTCGTGATGGCATTCTTGTGTGCGGCGTGTGCAGCGGATCCCGAGCAGCCAGAGGAATCAAACCCGTTCGCCAGTGTCGCGCAGGGGGTGGCGCCCACCTGGACCGGAACCTGGGCTGTCTCTCCGCAAAGTAGCGGCACCACTTTCAGTGGACAGACCCTGCGGCAGATCGTGCACACCAGCATCGCTGGCTCGGCCGCGCGCGTGCAGCTGTCGAACGTGTTCGGAAATCAATCGGTGGTGATCAAAGACGTGCACATCGCCCAGCGCACGTCCGGATCGTCGATCGCCACCAGCAGCGACCGGGTGGTGACGTTCGGCGGTTCGTCGCAGGTGACCATCCCGGCCGGCGGCCTGGCGGTCAGCGATTCGGTCGCCTTTGCGGTCTCCGCGCTGTCCGATGTCGCGGTCAGTCTCTTCTTGCCGCAGGCCACCGGACCGGCGACGTCGCACGGACAAGGATCGCAGACCAACTACATCGCTTCCGGAGATGTCAGCGGCAGCGCGACGCTGTCGGGGGCCGGGACCACCGGCAGCTATTTTTTCTTGATGAATCTCGACGTGCAAAACACGTCATCCGCCGGCGCGGTGGTGACGCTGGGAGCTTCCATCACCGACGGGTTCGCCTCGACGGCAAACGCGAACCGGCGCTGGCCGAATGATCTGGCGGTTCGCCTGGTCAACGCCGGCCTGGTGGTCGGCGTGCTGAATCAAGGCATCAACGGCAACCGGCTGCTGGCCGACAGCGGCGGTCCCAGCGCACCGAACCGTTTCGCCCGGGACGTGCTGGCGCAGCCGGGCGTGCAGTGGGTGATCTTCTCCGACGATCCCATCAACGATCTGGGAGCGGCCAATCCGCCCACCGGCGATCAACTGATCACCGCGATCTCCGGCCTCATCACCCGCGCGCATCAGGCCGGGTTAAAATTTCTATGTTCGACGCTGACGCCGTTCCAGGGCGCGGGCGGCTGGACGACGCAGGGAGAGACCGGGCGCGGACAGATCAACACCTTCGTGCGCGGGGCCAGCAGCGGCTGTGACGGCGTCGTTGATCAGGATGTGGCGACGCACGATCCGGCCAATCCCACGCGCTTCCTTCCGGCCTACGACTCGGGCGATCACCTGCACCCGAACGACACTGGCCTGCAAGCCATCGCCAACGCCGTGAATCTGACCTTCTTTGGCGGCGCGCCACCGGTGGAGGGACCGTTTGGCGGCACGGCGGCGGCCGTCCCTGGCACGGTGCAGGTCGAAAACTACGACACCGGTGGCCAGGGCGTGGCCTACAACGTCACGTCGATCAACGGGACGGCCGACGCCTATCGCAGCGACGGCGTCGACCTGGAGAACACCACCGACACCGGCGGCGGCTTGAACATCGGTTGGACGACGGGCGGGCAATGGTTCCGTTATTCAGTCAATGTGGCAACGGCGGGGGCGTACACGGTCGGCGTTCGCGTGGGCTCGGCGACAGCGGTCGGTGCCACCGGCGGCTCGCTGCACCTGCAAAACGCGACCGGAACCAATCTCACGGGAACCGTCAACGCCCCTGGCACCGGTGGCTGGCAGACCTGGACCACCGTGAACGCCACCGCGACCTTGCCGGCCGGCCAGCAAGTGCTGACCGTCTTTCAGGACACCGGCGGCTATAACCTGAACTCTCTGACCTTCACCAGCGCCGCCTCGGGGGAGGCGCCGTTTGGCGGCTCGCCGGCGCCGATCCCCGGCACGATTCAGATCGAGAACTACGACCTTGGTGGCGAAGGCGTTGCGTACCACGACAGCGAGGTGGCGAACCAGGGCGGGAAATACCGCACCGACGGCGTCGACGTCGAGAGTTGCAGCGATACCGGCGGCGGCTTTAACGTGGGTTGGACGAATGCGGGCGAATGGATGAAGTACACCGTCAACGTGGCCACCGCCGGAACACGCACGGTCTCGTTTCGGGTGGCCGCGATGGCGGCGGTGGGCACCACTGCTGGCCGGATTCACCTCCAGACGCCGTCGGGAACCAATCTGACCGGCACCATCAATGTTCCAGGGACGGGCGGCTGGCAGACCTATACCACTGTCACGGCGAACCTCACGTTGCCAGCCGGTCAGCAAATCCTGGAGCTGTTCGAAGAGACGGGCGGCTTCAACCTCAACTCGATGACCTTTTGA
- a CDS encoding DUF1592 domain-containing protein, translated as MPSAADGGRLKYTSFEVASRLAASIWASVPDDPLLDAAAQDSLSTSANVIAQAQRMMGDQRAHRSRADERRAAA; from the coding sequence GTGCCCAGCGCCGCCGACGGCGGCCGTCTCAAGTACACCAGCTTCGAGGTGGCGTCGCGCTTGGCGGCGTCGATCTGGGCCTCGGTCCCCGACGACCCGCTGCTGGATGCGGCGGCGCAAGACTCGTTGTCGACCTCGGCGAATGTCATCGCCCAGGCCCAGCGCATGATGGGCGACCAGCGCGCCCATCGATCGCGTGCTGACGAACGGCGGGCGGCGGCGTAG
- a CDS encoding heparin lyase I family protein, with product MQSNPIFRSWLLVICAVVGGFLAAARPAQATVAWTSTFEKGDLSEWMPGTNPTKGTRQNVEVLGEKVHSGSYACKITVHPDDLFGGNNQDRVDIQHQSTLTAEGKDTWISGYYLMPADAGMRNEFAFWESNVSSQNVMDFWIEPKTGGGTTIGFGVGALASTKLWTADFTVGVWHQVAIHVHWSTTATGSVDAWFDGVQVVTNHQGKTKADTNTLFYQNGLHRRAPGNFTDIIYFDDLIEADTFTEAKIMASDQPGTDGGASPDGDTDTAGGGGNGSGGSPPSGSGGAAGSGGASGSGGATIATGSGGAPAPGTGGSGTTGTGVSVSSGCALAGGDRTTAGLAASLMLAAIAWARRRKSRP from the coding sequence ATGCAGTCGAACCCTATCTTCCGTTCGTGGCTTTTGGTTATTTGCGCCGTTGTCGGCGGGTTTTTGGCCGCGGCGCGCCCGGCCCAGGCCACGGTGGCCTGGACGTCGACCTTCGAAAAGGGTGACCTGTCCGAGTGGATGCCCGGGACGAACCCCACCAAAGGCACCCGCCAGAACGTCGAGGTGCTGGGGGAGAAAGTCCACAGCGGCAGCTACGCCTGCAAGATCACCGTCCACCCGGACGATCTGTTCGGCGGTAATAACCAGGACCGCGTCGACATCCAGCACCAGAGCACCCTGACCGCCGAAGGCAAGGACACCTGGATCTCCGGTTACTACCTGATGCCGGCCGACGCTGGCATGCGGAATGAGTTTGCGTTCTGGGAATCGAATGTCAGCTCGCAGAACGTGATGGATTTCTGGATCGAGCCCAAGACGGGCGGCGGGACCACCATCGGCTTTGGGGTCGGCGCCCTCGCCTCGACCAAATTGTGGACCGCGGACTTTACCGTCGGGGTGTGGCACCAGGTGGCGATTCACGTGCACTGGTCAACGACCGCCACCGGCAGCGTCGACGCCTGGTTCGACGGCGTGCAAGTGGTGACCAACCACCAGGGCAAGACCAAGGCCGACACCAACACGCTTTTCTACCAGAACGGCTTGCACCGCCGTGCCCCCGGCAACTTCACCGACATCATCTATTTCGACGATCTGATCGAAGCCGACACGTTCACCGAAGCGAAGATCATGGCCAGCGACCAGCCCGGCACCGACGGCGGCGCCAGTCCCGACGGGGACACCGACACCGCAGGCGGCGGCGGCAACGGCAGCGGCGGCAGCCCGCCGTCCGGCAGCGGCGGCGCGGCCGGCTCTGGCGGTGCCTCCGGCAGCGGCGGTGCGACGATCGCCACCGGCAGCGGCGGCGCCCCAGCGCCCGGCACCGGCGGCAGCGGCACGACCGGGACCGGCGTCAGCGTCAGCAGCGGCTGCGCGCTCGCGGGCGGTGACCGGACGACCGCCGGGCTGGCGGCCTCGCTGATGCTGGCCGCGATCGCCTGGGCGCGGCGCCGGAAGTCTCGGCCCTAA
- a CDS encoding dodecin family protein, which produces MAESVYKVIELVGTSTESWEKAVAAAVSVASKSLRDLRVAEVSKLDVTIKDGKVDSYRAKVNISFKYEGKV; this is translated from the coding sequence ATGGCCGAAAGCGTTTACAAGGTTATCGAACTGGTCGGCACCAGCACGGAGTCCTGGGAGAAGGCGGTGGCCGCGGCCGTTTCGGTGGCTTCGAAGTCGCTGCGTGACCTACGCGTCGCCGAGGTCTCGAAGCTGGACGTGACCATCAAGGACGGAAAAGTGGATAGCTATCGCGCCAAGGTCAACATCTCGTTCAAGTACGAAGGCAAGGTCTGA
- a CDS encoding RNA polymerase sigma factor, with translation MAFLPDLERWARQLTTQPSDAKDLVQDTYRRALEAHQQFHAGSDLRSWLGCILRNLHRDRLRRSWREISMGGDDVWMIAAPTPEPRPLWSLVSDEELDHALGALSPVYRTPYVLHTVHGRSYNEIAKEIGIPPGTIGSRIHRARALLRRHLVKGEAGEAGGECAGKTTLPRE, from the coding sequence GTGGCCTTTCTTCCCGACCTCGAACGTTGGGCGCGCCAGCTGACCACCCAGCCTTCCGACGCCAAGGACCTGGTTCAGGACACTTACCGCCGCGCCCTGGAGGCCCACCAGCAGTTCCACGCTGGTTCCGACCTGCGTTCCTGGCTGGGCTGCATTCTCCGCAACCTGCACCGCGACCGCCTCCGCCGCAGCTGGCGCGAAATCTCGATGGGCGGCGACGACGTCTGGATGATCGCCGCCCCCACCCCCGAACCCCGACCGCTTTGGTCCCTGGTCTCCGACGAGGAGCTGGACCACGCGCTGGGCGCGCTGTCACCGGTCTATCGCACGCCGTACGTGTTGCACACCGTCCACGGCCGGTCGTACAACGAGATCGCGAAAGAGATCGGCATCCCGCCGGGGACCATCGGATCGCGGATCCACCGCGCGCGGGCGTTGTTGCGAAGGCATCTGGTGAAGGGGGAGGCGGGGGAGGCGGGGGGGGAGTGCGCGGGAAAGACAACGCTGCCTCGCGAATAG